The Candidatus Nomurabacteria bacterium DNA segment CACTATCGCTATTGGCAGAAATTTAGCTGGCTTGTATTCTTACTTGGCTTAATTTCTACGGCCCTTGTTTTTGTCCCTGGTCTGGGCCCAGAATTGAAAGGAGCACAACGTTGGGTGCATATTGGCGGAATGTCAATTCAGACATCAGAGTTCTTAAAATTGGGCTATGTCGTCTACCTGGCAAGCTGGCTGGCGCGAGCGCGAGATCATGTCAGGTCCTTCCGCGCTGGACTTCTTCCGTTTCTAATCATCACTGGCATTGTGGGCGTCCTGATGGTGAAGCAGCCAGACCTCAGCACGTTTGGCATTATGCTCGTTGCCGGTGTAGGGATGCTTTTCGTTGCCGGGATTTCTTGGCGGCAGCTTTTTCTACTTATTGTCATCGCGATTATCGGAATCGGGGGTGTAATCTATTTTAAACCATACACACAAGCACGCATAAAAACTTTTTTTGAACCCAACCAGAACGTGCTCGGTAGTAGTTACCAAGTTAATCAATCACTGATTGCTATTGGGTCTGGTGGAATCACGGGAAGAGGTTTCGGTCAGAGTATTCAAAAGTTCAAGTATTTGCCGGAACCAATTGGTGATTCTATTTTCTCGGTTGCGGGAGAAGAGTTTGGCTTCATTGGCGGCACCGTTCTACTAACCCTTTTCCTAGGACTCATCCTCTCTGGTTTCAAAATTGCAGTGGGGGCCCCCAATCAGTTTAGTAGACTCGTGACCGTCGGGATTGTTATAATGATTGGCGCTGGCGTTTTCATCAATGTGGCCTCAATGGTAGGCCTGATACCCCTCAACGGGACCCCACTCCTTTTTGTTAGTCAGGGTGGAACAGCACTTCTTTTGGTTTTGATTGAATCGGGGATTATTCTCAATATCTCTAAATATACTTCAGCTTAAACTATGAAAATTGTCTTTACCGGCGGTGGCACAGGCGGACACTTCTACCCAATTATTGCGGTGGCTCAGGCGGTCAATAGACTTGTCGAGGAAGAAAGGTTGGTGGAAGCTAAGCTTTATTATTTCTCAAATTCTCCATACGACGCACATCTTCTGTTTGAGAATAGAATCGAATTTCATCATGTTAGTGCGGGCAAGTGGCGGCGCTACTTCTCTGTCCACAATTTTTGGGATCAATTAAAAACTCTTAAGGGTTTCCTTGGGGCAGTTTGGAAACTTTATCTGATCTACCCTGATGTTATTTTCAGCAAGGGTGGTTACGCGAGCTTTCCCACCCTTCTGGCCGCCAGGATACTTGGGTTGCCAGTTGTAATCCATGAGTCCGATTCCCATCCTGGTCGGGTCAGTCTGTGGTCGGCCAAGTTTGCTAAACGTATTGCCGTCTCTTATCCAGAAGCGATCGACTTTTTCCCGAAAGAGAAAACGGCATTAACTGGTAACCCAATCCGCGAAGAGCTACTAAGTCCGATATCTCACGGCGCGCATGAATTTTTAAAACTAGACGACAAGCACCCAATTCTTTTTGTGACCGGTGGTTCACAGGGGGCGAGCGTACTTAATGACGCCGTGTTGGATATTCTTCCACTACTACTCAAACACTATCAGATCATCCACCAGGTGGGCAGAGATAATTTTCCAGACATTGAGAAGCGGTCAAGGACA contains these protein-coding regions:
- a CDS encoding UDP-N-acetylglucosamine--N-acetylmuramyl-(pentapeptide) pyrophosphoryl-undecaprenol N-acetylglucosamine transferase, with protein sequence MKIVFTGGGTGGHFYPIIAVAQAVNRLVEEERLVEAKLYYFSNSPYDAHLLFENRIEFHHVSAGKWRRYFSVHNFWDQLKTLKGFLGAVWKLYLIYPDVIFSKGGYASFPTLLAARILGLPVVIHESDSHPGRVSLWSAKFAKRIAVSYPEAIDFFPKEKTALTGNPIREELLSPISHGAHEFLKLDDKHPILFVTGGSQGASVLNDAVLDILPLLLKHYQIIHQVGRDNFPDIEKRSRTILEKTPERDRYHLFAHLNSTALRMTAGVTSLVISRAGSAIFEIAIWGLPSIIVPIPEPISHDQRTNAFTYARSGGAVVIEQNNLTPSVLLSEINRLMGDERMREKMSVGAKKFSHPNASRSIAEEIISLSLTHEI
- a CDS encoding cell division protein FtsW — translated: MSSKRRPSRPFFFLVVSLTLTGFFIFFSASLGLLSRSGAEFSGVTLKQFLIMMVGLAALLIVSKIHYRYWQKFSWLVFLLGLISTALVFVPGLGPELKGAQRWVHIGGMSIQTSEFLKLGYVVYLASWLARARDHVRSFRAGLLPFLIITGIVGVLMVKQPDLSTFGIMLVAGVGMLFVAGISWRQLFLLIVIAIIGIGGVIYFKPYTQARIKTFFEPNQNVLGSSYQVNQSLIAIGSGGITGRGFGQSIQKFKYLPEPIGDSIFSVAGEEFGFIGGTVLLTLFLGLILSGFKIAVGAPNQFSRLVTVGIVIMIGAGVFINVASMVGLIPLNGTPLLFVSQGGTALLLVLIESGIILNISKYTSA